The proteins below are encoded in one region of Thermococcus peptonophilus:
- the trmBL2 gene encoding HTH-type transcriptional regulator TrmBL2 has translation MVKDRMVELLQEHFELNLYEARAYVALVGFGVLTPAELASVSEVPAPRTYDVLRSLEKKGFAISQPGKVNKYRPVHPENILEKFIEEWQERVKEELEAKKKAKEELIELMKPLIETEIPKYGVERVWVVRGIRNATLKTKEMFEEVKEKILLADDGYIAINLENDLIKAIDNGAKAKIIVSKSLLKRLEGSKIMEYAKKGKLELRTLDKFELPMLICDDEVFFALEDMAARYFNYETQVWIKDFRVRDLFEAKFNEYWEKAEKV, from the coding sequence ATGGTTAAGGACCGGATGGTGGAGCTCCTTCAGGAGCACTTTGAGTTGAACCTCTACGAGGCGAGGGCGTATGTGGCCCTGGTCGGTTTTGGTGTTCTTACACCGGCCGAGCTGGCAAGTGTCTCAGAAGTCCCGGCTCCGAGAACCTACGACGTTCTCAGGAGCTTGGAGAAGAAGGGATTCGCCATAAGCCAGCCGGGCAAGGTCAACAAGTACAGGCCAGTCCATCCCGAGAACATCCTCGAGAAGTTCATAGAGGAGTGGCAAGAGCGCGTTAAGGAGGAGCTTGAGGCCAAGAAGAAGGCCAAGGAGGAGCTCATTGAGCTCATGAAGCCGCTCATTGAGACAGAGATTCCGAAGTACGGCGTCGAGAGGGTCTGGGTCGTCCGCGGAATAAGGAACGCGACCCTCAAGACCAAGGAGATGTTCGAAGAAGTCAAGGAGAAGATACTCCTCGCTGACGACGGTTACATTGCCATAAACCTCGAGAACGACCTCATTAAGGCCATCGACAACGGCGCTAAGGCCAAGATTATCGTGAGCAAGTCCCTCCTCAAGAGGCTTGAGGGCTCAAAGATCATGGAGTACGCCAAGAAGGGCAAGCTCGAGCTCAGGACCCTCGACAAGTTCGAGCTCCCGATGCTCATCTGCGACGACGAGGTCTTCTTCGCCCTTGAGGACATGGCGGCAAGGTACTTCAACTACGAGACCCAGGTCTGGATCAAGGACTTCAGGGTCAGGGATCTCTTCGAGGCCAAGTTCAACGAGTACTGGGAGAAGGCCGAGAAGGTCTGA
- a CDS encoding DprA-like winged helix domain-containing protein produces the protein MKNQRVLKAIESGPKTVDEIAKETGISPMEVRRYLLRFAEQGKVESFQKEGKIFWKIREKREEEEEFKYV, from the coding sequence ATGAAGAACCAGAGGGTGTTGAAGGCCATTGAAAGCGGCCCAAAGACCGTTGACGAGATAGCCAAGGAGACTGGAATCAGTCCGATGGAGGTAAGGCGCTACCTCTTAAGGTTCGCCGAGCAGGGCAAGGTGGAGAGCTTTCAGAAAGAAGGAAAAATCTTCTGGAAAATCCGAGAAAAGAGAGAGGAGGAAGAGGAGTTCAAGTACGTTTGA
- a CDS encoding Sjogren's syndrome/scleroderma autoantigen 1 family protein, which yields MKGPTEEEIRNVIMPLMLSGAKMLDRHCPRCGSPLFEKDGRVFCPVCEYREKKRKAEMKGEVKGVEERLREKLAQLANSLPEDIDELEKHLRVMEKIIDLLERYKRLEGSE from the coding sequence GTGAAGGGGCCAACTGAAGAAGAAATCAGGAACGTGATAATGCCTCTGATGCTTTCCGGCGCTAAGATGCTTGATAGACACTGTCCGAGGTGCGGTTCGCCCCTCTTTGAGAAGGACGGTAGGGTTTTCTGTCCAGTATGCGAGTACCGGGAGAAGAAGAGAAAGGCGGAGATGAAAGGCGAGGTTAAAGGCGTTGAGGAGAGGCTAAGGGAGAAGCTGGCCCAGCTTGCGAACTCCCTTCCTGAGGACATTGATGAGCTTGAGAAACATTTAAGGGTAATGGAGAAAATAATCGACCTGTTGGAGAGGTATAAGCGACTGGAGGGATCCGAATGA
- a CDS encoding arginase family protein, with product MVTFIPFGEKPNRDGVLYALQLLKRNKLIDDYVIVEASRIDLLSERIPQDRAYVIGEHLATYGILDRLRPKSLISVDAHTDLMHDYLDHGSWLAYALENRLVERAAVMAPVLMIPTTDRTQLWTRRVKIYPALLRSRKRGGKWRAYKNFQTNSLDEIIADAKKYLGDEIYLTVDMDVLRPEYKIARFQHGELTLDELLEILDAIKREFDVVAFDIAEISDRIRHSRLGKRALFEVFQLLTEGLE from the coding sequence ATGGTAACTTTCATACCCTTTGGAGAGAAACCCAACCGCGATGGAGTTCTCTACGCCCTCCAGCTCCTAAAAAGGAACAAGCTCATTGACGACTACGTCATCGTTGAAGCCAGCAGGATTGACCTTCTATCAGAGCGAATTCCTCAGGACCGGGCTTATGTGATTGGGGAACACCTTGCGACCTACGGCATACTCGACAGGCTGAGGCCGAAATCCCTGATCAGCGTTGATGCCCACACCGATCTGATGCACGACTACCTCGATCACGGCTCGTGGCTGGCCTATGCACTTGAGAACAGGCTCGTTGAGAGGGCCGCCGTAATGGCTCCGGTCTTGATGATACCGACAACCGACAGAACCCAGCTCTGGACGAGGCGGGTCAAAATATATCCAGCTCTGTTGAGAAGCAGAAAACGGGGTGGAAAGTGGAGGGCATATAAGAACTTCCAGACGAACTCCCTCGATGAAATAATAGCTGATGCAAAGAAGTACCTCGGCGATGAAATATACCTCACGGTCGATATGGACGTTCTCAGGCCGGAGTACAAAATAGCTCGATTCCAGCACGGCGAGCTTACCCTTGATGAGCTGCTTGAGATACTCGATGCGATAAAGAGGGAATTTGATGTTGTGGCGTTTGACATAGCTGAAATCTCGGACAGAATAAGGCACTCCCGTCTTGGAAAGCGGGCACTCTTTGAGGTTTTCCAGCTCCTGACGGAGGGATTGGAGTGA
- the hxlAB gene encoding bifunctional 3-hexulose-6-phosphate synthase/6-phospho-3-hexuloisomerase, with product MILQVALDLTDIEQAISIAEKAARGGAHWLEVGTPLIKKEGMRAVELMKRRFPDRKIVADLKTMDTGALEVEMAARHGADVVSILGVADDKTIKDAVEVARRYGIRVMVDLIGVKDKVKRAKELEKMGVHYILVHTGIDEQAQGKNPLEDLEKVVKAVKVPVAVAGGLNLETIPKVIELGATIIIVGSAITKAKDPEEVTRRIIDLFWGEYMMTIRKAMTDITDHIRSVAENLKLEQVRGLVDAMIGANKIFIYGAGRSGLVGKAFAMRLMHLDFNVYVVGETITPAFEPGDLLIAISGSGETKTIVDAAQIAKEQGGKVVGITSYADSTLGKLADVVVEIPGRTKADVPTDYIARQMLTQYKWIAPMGTLFEDSTMVFLDGIIALLMATFQKTEKDMKRKHATLE from the coding sequence ATGATACTCCAGGTCGCTCTTGACCTTACCGATATTGAGCAGGCCATTTCTATAGCGGAGAAAGCCGCCCGCGGCGGGGCACACTGGCTTGAGGTCGGCACTCCCCTCATCAAGAAGGAGGGTATGAGAGCAGTAGAGCTCATGAAGAGGCGCTTCCCCGACAGGAAGATAGTTGCAGACCTCAAGACCATGGACACAGGTGCCCTTGAGGTCGAGATGGCCGCGAGGCACGGTGCAGACGTCGTTTCTATCCTGGGCGTTGCCGACGACAAGACCATCAAGGATGCAGTTGAGGTCGCGAGGAGATATGGAATCAGGGTCATGGTTGACCTGATCGGCGTCAAGGACAAGGTGAAAAGGGCCAAAGAGCTTGAGAAGATGGGCGTCCACTACATCCTCGTCCACACTGGAATTGACGAGCAGGCCCAGGGCAAGAACCCGCTCGAAGACCTTGAGAAGGTAGTAAAGGCCGTCAAGGTTCCGGTTGCGGTCGCTGGAGGCCTGAACCTTGAGACGATCCCAAAAGTCATAGAGCTCGGCGCCACGATAATCATTGTTGGAAGCGCCATAACCAAGGCCAAAGACCCTGAAGAAGTCACCAGGAGAATAATAGACCTCTTCTGGGGCGAGTATATGATGACGATAAGGAAGGCGATGACAGACATAACCGACCACATAAGGAGCGTCGCCGAGAACCTCAAGCTCGAACAGGTCAGGGGACTGGTAGATGCCATGATAGGAGCCAACAAGATATTCATCTACGGCGCCGGAAGGAGCGGACTCGTTGGAAAGGCCTTTGCGATGAGGCTCATGCACCTCGACTTCAACGTCTACGTCGTCGGAGAGACAATCACACCAGCATTCGAGCCGGGCGACCTCCTCATAGCCATCAGCGGTTCGGGTGAGACAAAGACCATCGTTGATGCCGCCCAGATAGCGAAGGAGCAGGGCGGAAAGGTCGTCGGCATAACTTCCTACGCGGACTCAACACTCGGAAAGCTCGCCGATGTTGTCGTCGAGATTCCGGGAAGGACGAAGGCCGATGTCCCCACTGACTACATAGCCAGGCAGATGCTCACCCAGTACAAGTGGATAGCCCCGATGGGAACTCTCTTCGAGGACTCCACTATGGTCTTCCTTGACGGCATTATAGCACTCCTCATGGCCACGTTCCAGAAGACCGAAAAGGATATGAAGAGGAAGCACGCGACCCTTGAGTGA
- a CDS encoding HAD family hydrolase — protein sequence MGRIKAVLFDIDGTLLTEMPLIQLFLPQVYEKLAKKLETTKEEARNVFLSEIFSRRDTYDWHDWNFFFELFGLNMQYEDLLKRYPHKLHVYPDTIPTLEWLKESGYRLGVVTSGPEYQRLKLKLTGLEGYFDVIVTREDVKAIKPEPKIFLYALEKLGVEPKEAAFVGDSLSQDVYGAKHVGMLSIWINREGEPGHHLADYEIRTLHELRKILGVVE from the coding sequence ATGGGCAGGATAAAGGCCGTTCTCTTTGACATCGATGGCACACTGCTAACTGAAATGCCCCTTATTCAGCTCTTTCTCCCGCAGGTGTACGAAAAGCTGGCAAAAAAGCTGGAAACTACCAAGGAAGAGGCCAGGAACGTGTTTCTGTCCGAGATATTCTCAAGGCGAGACACCTACGACTGGCACGACTGGAACTTTTTCTTTGAGCTTTTTGGCCTCAATATGCAGTATGAAGACCTTCTGAAGAGGTACCCACACAAGCTCCACGTTTATCCGGACACCATTCCGACTCTTGAGTGGCTTAAAGAGTCCGGGTACCGTCTGGGAGTTGTCACGAGCGGGCCCGAATACCAGCGCCTTAAGCTCAAGCTGACGGGGCTCGAAGGGTACTTCGATGTCATCGTGACCAGAGAGGACGTTAAGGCGATAAAACCCGAACCAAAGATATTCCTCTACGCCCTTGAAAAACTCGGAGTTGAACCAAAAGAGGCCGCTTTCGTTGGGGATTCTCTGAGCCAGGACGTTTATGGGGCGAAGCACGTTGGCATGCTCTCAATATGGATAAACCGTGAGGGCGAACCCGGGCATCACTTAGCGGACTATGAAATCAGGACGCTCCACGAGCTTAGAAAAATACTGGGGGTGGTAGAATGA
- a CDS encoding DUF4392 domain-containing protein, which produces MIAHLVNTDVGSRGIGRLYLDYRIRNFHFLEDAAETFLNSLERTLILTGFPIPPSMTPETDGPPGALAVAKAVEKLGGRVEVLSYPEVMGALGSFGVTFAGYVDISSYSLVVAIETPGRAVDGRYYSMSGMEITREAFDRLVIEAREYGIPTIAVGDGGNEAGMGNVRDLIELYIPLGEKIASVVEVDHLITAGVSNWGAYGLVAQASILAGTNLLADWDEEKVVKALTSAGLIDGVRKKPSESVDGIGLEVHKEVVELLKVLVNDALGG; this is translated from the coding sequence ATGATTGCCCACCTTGTAAACACCGACGTTGGAAGCAGGGGAATAGGAAGGCTGTATCTTGACTACCGCATCAGAAACTTCCATTTTTTAGAGGACGCCGCTGAGACGTTCCTCAACAGCCTTGAGAGAACTCTTATATTAACTGGCTTCCCGATTCCGCCTTCTATGACTCCCGAAACTGACGGCCCACCTGGGGCCTTGGCAGTCGCAAAAGCCGTAGAAAAGCTCGGAGGAAGGGTAGAAGTCCTCAGCTATCCGGAGGTAATGGGAGCATTGGGGTCGTTTGGCGTCACTTTTGCAGGGTACGTTGATATCTCATCCTACTCGCTGGTCGTCGCCATTGAGACTCCCGGAAGGGCAGTTGACGGCAGGTACTACTCCATGAGTGGCATGGAAATAACAAGAGAGGCCTTTGACAGGCTGGTAATTGAGGCGAGAGAATACGGAATCCCAACAATAGCGGTTGGTGACGGTGGAAACGAAGCTGGAATGGGCAACGTCAGGGATCTAATTGAGCTGTACATTCCACTTGGAGAAAAGATAGCCAGTGTAGTTGAGGTTGATCACCTTATAACGGCTGGAGTGTCGAACTGGGGTGCCTACGGGCTGGTGGCGCAGGCTTCAATCTTAGCCGGCACAAATCTCCTTGCAGACTGGGACGAAGAGAAGGTAGTAAAAGCCCTAACAAGCGCCGGGTTGATAGATGGAGTTAGAAAGAAACCCAGTGAGAGCGTGGACGGGATCGGCCTTGAAGTCCATAAGGAAGTCGTTGAGCTTTTAAAGGTGCTCGTTAATGATGCCCTAGGTGGTTGA
- a CDS encoding HD domain-containing protein, which produces MKLEEFISDPKSRELIEIVREFAKSFFDREGTHGFSHVERVFNLCIHIGKEEGADLEVLALAALLHDIARPLEDSGKVEDHALEGARIARRYLRSLGYPEDKVEAVAHAIEAHRFSRGPKPATLEAKILSDADKLDAIGAVGIARVFMYSGEHGRDIDASIKHFEEKILKLKDLMYTETARKMAEGRHRFTEEFIERLRREIEGEI; this is translated from the coding sequence ATGAAGCTTGAGGAGTTCATATCTGACCCGAAGTCAAGGGAGCTGATAGAGATTGTCAGGGAGTTCGCCAAAAGCTTCTTCGACAGGGAGGGCACGCATGGGTTCAGCCACGTTGAGAGGGTCTTCAACCTCTGCATACATATCGGGAAAGAAGAGGGGGCTGATTTAGAAGTCCTCGCCCTGGCGGCGCTTCTCCACGACATTGCCCGCCCGCTGGAGGATTCAGGGAAAGTCGAGGACCACGCCCTTGAGGGGGCAAGGATAGCGAGGAGGTACCTGAGAAGCCTCGGTTATCCCGAAGACAAGGTGGAAGCAGTTGCCCACGCGATAGAGGCCCACCGCTTTTCACGTGGACCTAAACCGGCCACACTTGAGGCAAAGATCCTGAGCGATGCCGATAAGCTCGACGCAATAGGGGCCGTGGGGATAGCGAGGGTCTTTATGTACTCAGGGGAGCATGGAAGGGACATAGACGCCTCAATAAAGCACTTTGAGGAGAAGATACTGAAGCTGAAAGACTTGATGTACACAGAAACCGCGAGAAAGATGGCCGAAGGGAGACACCGCTTTACCGAGGAGTTTATTGAGCGACTTAGGCGTGAGATAGAGGGTGAAATCTGA
- a CDS encoding KH domain-containing protein has translation MKAPICEVCLKTDGILCPADEKKLQEGIISELDVKVARLLYKLLGDADIEFKKAVEAGDLVVIVVGEGDVPVVIGKGGKNIKALIRELGKRVRVIEGMKAENPNELKKLASDLFYPAGVFGVNVVYKAGGERDYKILVFGRDRKKLPEKPEVLESILSQITGKDVKISFV, from the coding sequence GTGAAGGCGCCGATCTGTGAGGTGTGCTTGAAGACGGATGGTATTCTCTGCCCCGCCGATGAGAAAAAACTCCAGGAGGGTATAATCTCCGAGCTTGATGTTAAGGTCGCGAGGCTTCTCTACAAGCTTCTCGGTGACGCTGATATTGAGTTCAAGAAGGCCGTCGAAGCTGGAGACCTCGTTGTTATCGTCGTTGGAGAAGGAGACGTGCCCGTAGTCATCGGCAAGGGTGGAAAGAACATCAAAGCCCTGATAAGAGAGCTTGGAAAGCGCGTTAGGGTTATCGAGGGCATGAAAGCGGAAAACCCGAACGAGCTGAAGAAGCTGGCCTCTGACCTGTTCTATCCTGCGGGAGTCTTTGGCGTTAACGTGGTCTATAAGGCCGGAGGAGAGAGGGACTACAAGATCCTCGTCTTTGGAAGGGATAGGAAAAAGCTCCCTGAGAAGCCAGAAGTTCTTGAGAGCATTCTCAGCCAGATAACCGGCAAAGACGTTAAGATATCTTTTGTCTGA
- the aspS gene encoding aspartate--tRNA(Asn) ligase codes for MYRTHYSSEITEELNGQKVKVAGWVWEVKDLGGIKFLWIRDRDGIVQITAPKKKVDPELFKLIPKLRSEDVVAVEGVVNFTPKAKLGFEILPEKIVVLNRAETPLPLDPTGKVKAELDTRLDNRFMDLRRPEVMAIFKIRSSVFKAVRDFFHENGFIEIHTPKIIATATEGGTELFPMKYFEEDAFLAQSPQLYKQIMMASGLDRVYEIAPIFRAEEHNTTRHLNEAWSIDSEMAFIENEEEVMELLERLVAHAINYVREHNAKELEILNFELEEPKLPFPRVSYDKALEILADLGKEIPWGEDIDTEGERLLGKYMMENENAPLYFLYQYPSEAKPFYITKYDNKPEICRAFDLEYRGVEISSGGQREHRHDILVEQIKEKGLNPESFEFYLKAFRYGMPPHGGFGLGAERLIKQMLDLPNIREVILFPRDRRRLTP; via the coding sequence ATGTACAGGACGCACTACTCAAGCGAAATTACGGAGGAGTTAAACGGCCAGAAGGTTAAAGTCGCTGGCTGGGTCTGGGAAGTCAAAGACCTCGGCGGCATAAAGTTTCTCTGGATACGGGACAGGGATGGAATCGTCCAGATAACCGCGCCCAAAAAGAAGGTTGATCCGGAGCTCTTCAAGCTCATTCCAAAGCTCAGGAGCGAGGATGTGGTTGCAGTTGAGGGAGTTGTTAACTTCACTCCAAAGGCCAAGCTGGGTTTCGAGATTCTGCCCGAGAAGATCGTTGTGCTGAACAGGGCCGAAACGCCTCTTCCGCTCGACCCGACAGGAAAGGTCAAGGCCGAGCTCGACACCAGGCTTGACAACCGCTTCATGGATCTGAGAAGGCCTGAGGTCATGGCCATATTCAAGATACGCTCAAGCGTCTTCAAAGCGGTGAGGGACTTCTTCCACGAGAACGGTTTCATTGAGATTCACACTCCAAAGATAATCGCTACCGCCACAGAGGGTGGGACGGAGCTCTTTCCGATGAAGTACTTCGAGGAGGATGCCTTCCTCGCTCAGAGTCCCCAGCTCTACAAGCAGATTATGATGGCGAGCGGTCTCGACAGGGTCTACGAGATAGCACCAATATTCAGGGCCGAGGAGCACAACACCACGCGCCACTTGAACGAGGCATGGAGCATTGACAGCGAGATGGCCTTTATAGAGAACGAAGAAGAAGTTATGGAGCTCCTCGAGAGGCTTGTTGCCCACGCGATCAACTACGTCCGCGAGCACAACGCGAAGGAGCTTGAGATACTCAACTTTGAACTTGAGGAACCCAAACTTCCGTTCCCGCGCGTGAGCTACGATAAGGCCCTCGAAATCCTCGCAGACCTTGGAAAGGAGATCCCATGGGGAGAGGACATAGACACAGAGGGGGAGAGGCTTCTCGGAAAGTACATGATGGAGAACGAGAACGCTCCACTCTACTTCCTCTACCAGTACCCAAGCGAAGCAAAGCCATTCTATATAACGAAGTATGATAATAAGCCTGAGATATGCAGGGCCTTCGACCTTGAGTACAGAGGAGTTGAGATAAGCTCTGGCGGCCAGAGGGAGCACAGGCATGACATCCTTGTTGAGCAGATCAAGGAGAAGGGCCTCAACCCAGAAAGCTTTGAATTCTACCTTAAGGCCTTCCGCTACGGCATGCCACCCCACGGTGGCTTTGGACTCGGCGCTGAGAGGCTGATAAAACAGATGCTCGACCTCCCGAACATCAGGGAAGTCATCCTGTTCCCAAGGGACAGAAGGAGACTGACACCGTAA
- a CDS encoding BatD family protein, translating into MRKLLALILGIVLMVSSGVISNKGLVRAEGTNYATIGPSIQLSLGDSVVLGDYTIKFSDISIDYSQVSLTVQGPTGAPSTIIVPEGSNGYYPDSKNPKLVFGAAVWSKDKKPLLYLDIKSPLKKVNSDPLILSSGRSYTLPVGTIKVYKVTSTEVTFIVYLPDNPSKSITLKKGESGGVAYSFPNTDLKYYDFVYVNLLDITGSSAKFDVYMPEVTATKISVNRAEGSSSGSETSSTTTLISLYDGLLYTNEKLTIIQNKTKYELQLVSAVSTKASIKVYKDGKVLDTYIIGIGAIKDIPGTPLKVLISKSEPQYGRVSLTVYGPEDAKATPILRPANIAASIDTVPKRVMVGQDMVIIVTVENKGKGDAYDVNVAAPVPNGFKLVSSVKSWTFKSFPAFTKMPALIYVLQPTKVGKFDIGRVMVTYYDDQSLETGKQKVIYSQPLSGIIVYGLPEIEVSAVASNGTHEGNYVHTEAGKQVLLRFNVSASEGDPNYEFIKNATLQLIFPEGISGEAVIPIGDLKAGSSRVIQTSVNVADEGTFPIGAELVYQDPVGNVHSLPLGNLVTINSVPPVVITKEVKVWPEPDELPEYINKTLASMDNATPLAERLFEISKFYLPPENKSNPWKPAAVIFLLVALVAGALAFNYWNEVNRLREKLMRKKQRRPGGLPKKEEETEEITPKLEEIKKL; encoded by the coding sequence ATGAGGAAACTCCTGGCTTTAATTTTGGGGATTGTTTTAATGGTTTCAAGTGGAGTTATATCTAATAAGGGTCTTGTCCGCGCTGAGGGAACTAATTATGCAACCATTGGACCGTCCATTCAGCTTTCCCTTGGAGATTCCGTGGTTCTTGGGGATTACACTATCAAGTTTTCGGACATAAGCATTGATTACAGTCAGGTTTCTCTGACTGTTCAGGGGCCAACTGGGGCACCCTCAACTATAATCGTCCCCGAAGGCTCAAACGGCTACTACCCGGACAGCAAGAACCCCAAGTTAGTGTTTGGAGCGGCAGTGTGGAGCAAGGACAAAAAACCTCTCCTGTACCTTGATATAAAGTCCCCCCTCAAAAAGGTGAACAGCGATCCGCTAATACTCTCATCGGGCAGGAGTTATACCCTCCCAGTGGGCACTATAAAAGTCTACAAGGTAACGTCCACGGAAGTAACCTTTATAGTGTACCTTCCAGACAACCCCTCAAAGAGCATCACCCTCAAAAAGGGTGAAAGCGGAGGAGTTGCCTACTCATTCCCAAATACTGATCTCAAGTACTACGACTTCGTTTATGTGAATCTCCTCGACATTACCGGAAGCTCGGCAAAATTCGACGTATACATGCCCGAAGTCACGGCCACGAAGATCTCCGTGAACCGCGCAGAAGGATCAAGCTCAGGTTCCGAAACATCATCCACAACAACGCTCATATCCCTGTACGATGGCCTTCTCTACACGAACGAAAAGCTGACTATCATCCAGAACAAGACCAAGTACGAGCTCCAGCTCGTTTCGGCCGTTTCAACAAAAGCCAGCATCAAAGTCTACAAAGACGGCAAAGTGCTGGACACCTATATAATTGGTATAGGTGCCATTAAAGACATTCCTGGAACTCCCCTAAAAGTTCTGATATCAAAATCCGAACCGCAGTACGGAAGGGTGTCTCTAACAGTTTACGGCCCGGAGGACGCAAAGGCGACGCCGATTCTCAGGCCAGCGAACATAGCGGCCTCTATAGACACAGTCCCAAAGAGGGTCATGGTTGGACAGGACATGGTCATAATAGTGACTGTAGAAAACAAAGGCAAAGGCGACGCCTACGATGTTAACGTTGCAGCTCCTGTTCCGAACGGCTTCAAACTCGTCAGCTCCGTCAAGAGCTGGACGTTTAAGAGCTTCCCGGCTTTCACAAAGATGCCCGCGCTGATATATGTCCTCCAGCCCACTAAGGTCGGGAAGTTCGATATTGGAAGGGTCATGGTGACCTATTACGACGATCAGAGCCTCGAAACTGGTAAGCAGAAGGTCATTTACTCCCAGCCGCTCAGCGGCATCATCGTGTACGGACTGCCCGAGATAGAGGTCTCCGCGGTTGCGTCAAACGGTACTCACGAGGGCAACTACGTGCACACAGAGGCAGGTAAACAGGTTCTTCTTAGGTTCAACGTGAGCGCCTCTGAGGGAGACCCCAACTATGAGTTCATAAAGAACGCGACACTACAGTTGATATTCCCCGAGGGCATCAGCGGGGAGGCAGTTATTCCAATCGGCGACCTGAAGGCGGGTTCATCAAGGGTCATTCAAACTTCAGTTAATGTGGCCGACGAAGGAACCTTCCCCATTGGGGCAGAACTCGTCTATCAGGATCCCGTTGGCAATGTTCACAGCCTTCCGCTTGGAAACCTCGTCACAATAAACAGCGTACCCCCAGTCGTTATAACGAAGGAGGTCAAGGTCTGGCCCGAGCCAGATGAGCTACCAGAGTATATAAACAAGACACTCGCCAGTATGGACAATGCGACTCCCCTCGCAGAGAGGCTCTTTGAAATCTCCAAGTTCTACCTGCCGCCAGAAAATAAGAGCAACCCCTGGAAACCCGCGGCAGTGATATTCCTGCTCGTTGCGCTCGTGGCAGGCGCTCTCGCATTCAACTACTGGAACGAGGTCAACAGGCTCAGGGAGAAGCTAATGAGAAAGAAGCAGAGACGCCCAGGGGGACTTCCAAAGAAAGAGGAGGAGACCGAGGAGATCACTCCAAAATTGGAGGAGATCAAAAAGCTCTGA
- a CDS encoding M20 metallopeptidase family protein, protein MNFDPISEAKKIGDLIISWRRDFHMHPELGYEEERTSKIVEEHLREWGYSIKHVGTGIIADIGEGEKTIALRADMDALPIQEENDVPYKSRVPGKMHACGHDAHTAMLLGAAKIIAEHRDELNGRVRLIFQPAEEGGNGAVKMIEGGALEGVNAIFGFHVWMDLPSGIIGIRDGPFLAGAGIFNGKIIGKGGHGASPHETVDPIPIAAETVLALQTIVSRNIEPIETGVVSVTSIHGGTAFNVIPEEVEFKGTFRFFRPEVGELIQLRMKEILEGITRAHRAKYELSIEELTPPTINAKEMTDFARKVAEKYGLKYGEVKPTMGAEDFAFYLQKVPGAFLALGIRNEEKGIIYPHHHPKFDVDEDVLYIGTAMEVVLAFEFLSE, encoded by the coding sequence ATGAACTTCGATCCCATTTCTGAGGCCAAGAAGATTGGAGACCTGATAATATCCTGGCGCAGGGACTTCCACATGCACCCAGAGCTGGGCTATGAGGAAGAAAGGACATCCAAGATAGTAGAGGAGCACCTGCGTGAGTGGGGATACTCAATAAAGCATGTTGGAACCGGAATAATCGCGGACATTGGCGAGGGCGAAAAGACAATAGCCCTCAGGGCAGATATGGACGCCCTGCCCATTCAGGAGGAGAACGACGTTCCTTACAAGTCAAGAGTTCCCGGCAAGATGCACGCCTGCGGCCACGACGCCCACACCGCTATGTTACTCGGGGCAGCGAAGATAATAGCTGAACACAGAGATGAGCTGAATGGAAGGGTCAGACTAATCTTCCAACCGGCGGAGGAAGGTGGAAACGGCGCGGTCAAAATGATTGAAGGCGGCGCCTTAGAGGGAGTGAATGCCATCTTCGGCTTCCATGTCTGGATGGATCTCCCCAGCGGTATTATTGGCATCAGGGACGGGCCTTTCCTTGCGGGAGCTGGCATATTCAACGGAAAGATTATTGGTAAGGGAGGTCACGGAGCTTCTCCACACGAGACGGTCGACCCAATCCCAATTGCTGCGGAGACTGTCCTTGCCCTTCAGACGATAGTCAGCAGGAATATAGAACCTATTGAGACCGGTGTTGTCAGCGTTACCTCAATCCACGGCGGGACGGCCTTTAACGTCATTCCCGAGGAAGTCGAGTTTAAGGGAACCTTCCGCTTTTTCAGGCCCGAAGTTGGTGAACTAATCCAGCTAAGAATGAAAGAAATCCTTGAAGGCATAACCAGAGCTCACAGGGCAAAGTATGAGCTCAGCATAGAGGAACTGACGCCACCAACCATAAACGCCAAAGAAATGACGGATTTCGCTAGAAAAGTCGCCGAGAAGTATGGCCTGAAGTATGGAGAAGTTAAACCCACAATGGGTGCGGAGGACTTTGCATTCTATCTACAGAAGGTTCCTGGGGCGTTCCTTGCTCTCGGAATCCGGAACGAAGAGAAGGGAATAATATATCCCCACCACCATCCAAAGTTCGATGTTGATGAGGACGTCCTCTACATTGGAACAGCGATGGAAGTTGTCCTAGCCTTTGAGTTTTTAAGCGAGTGA